Proteins from a genomic interval of Bradyrhizobium sp. CCBAU 53340:
- a CDS encoding PLP-dependent aminotransferase family protein, with amino-acid sequence MNANSGPMGARQIYEALRDQILSLVYGTDGVLPSSRALAGEMGVARSTVTVAYEQLAAEGFIETRHGARPRVARAVVERGRARATSRPSTRKAQLSAFGARLRQDGPQWTVPPRGLVANFRYGELSPSDFPVLAWKKAVTSAMTRKPERLAYDDPCGSMRLRTALQAYLWRSRSIRCDVDQIVVVNGSQQGLDICARLLLDAGDRFVMEDPGYQMARHTFAATGAAAVPVAVDAEGLQTERLDGIAARLAYVTPSHQYPLGGVMPIGRRHQLLAWARKHDAYVIEDDYDSEYRYDTKPIPPLHALEGRDHVIYLGTVSKTLSPTLRIGYLVVPQGLRSLFSAAKQIMDRHTPLIEQEALAAMLESGAYDRHVRRARRRNAERRQALIDALRRRFGDRIRIEGAAAGLHIVTWFDDLPLKHEDALIRAAREKGVGIYPVSALFAGPRRRKAVGLVMGYSVLEVTQIERGCKLLAQAVAELD; translated from the coding sequence ATGAACGCCAATTCCGGCCCGATGGGCGCACGCCAGATTTACGAGGCGCTGCGCGACCAGATCCTGTCGCTGGTCTACGGCACCGACGGCGTGTTGCCGTCGTCGCGGGCGCTGGCCGGCGAGATGGGCGTGGCGCGCTCGACCGTCACGGTTGCCTATGAGCAGCTCGCCGCCGAGGGCTTTATCGAGACGCGACATGGCGCCCGGCCGCGCGTGGCGCGTGCGGTGGTTGAGCGCGGACGCGCGCGCGCGACATCACGTCCATCAACGCGCAAGGCGCAGCTGTCGGCTTTCGGCGCGCGGCTGCGTCAGGATGGGCCGCAATGGACCGTGCCGCCGCGCGGGCTCGTCGCGAACTTCCGTTATGGCGAGCTGTCGCCCTCGGACTTCCCGGTGCTGGCCTGGAAGAAGGCCGTGACGTCAGCGATGACGCGCAAGCCCGAGCGGCTTGCGTATGACGATCCCTGCGGATCGATGCGGCTGCGGACCGCGCTGCAGGCCTATCTGTGGCGATCGCGCAGCATACGCTGCGACGTCGACCAGATCGTCGTCGTCAACGGCTCGCAGCAGGGTCTCGATATCTGCGCGCGCCTCCTGCTCGATGCCGGCGACCGCTTCGTGATGGAGGACCCGGGCTACCAGATGGCACGGCACACTTTTGCGGCGACGGGCGCCGCCGCGGTGCCTGTCGCGGTCGATGCGGAAGGCCTTCAGACCGAGCGGCTCGACGGCATCGCCGCCCGCCTCGCCTATGTGACGCCGTCGCATCAATATCCGCTCGGCGGCGTCATGCCGATCGGACGCCGGCATCAATTGCTGGCGTGGGCAAGAAAGCACGATGCCTATGTGATCGAGGACGACTACGACAGCGAATATCGCTACGACACCAAGCCGATCCCGCCGCTGCATGCGCTGGAGGGCCGCGACCATGTGATCTATCTCGGCACCGTCTCCAAGACGCTCTCCCCGACCTTGCGGATCGGCTATCTCGTGGTGCCGCAGGGATTGCGATCGCTGTTCAGTGCCGCCAAGCAGATCATGGACCGGCACACGCCGCTGATCGAGCAGGAGGCGCTTGCCGCAATGCTGGAGAGCGGCGCTTATGACCGCCATGTCAGACGGGCGCGCCGGCGCAACGCCGAACGCCGCCAGGCGCTGATCGACGCCCTTCGCCGTCGTTTCGGCGACCGTATCAGGATCGAAGGCGCCGCCGCCGGCCTGCACATCGTGACGTGGTTCGACGATCTGCCGCTCAAGCACGAGGATGCGTTGATAAGGGCGGCCCGCGAAAAGGGCGTCGGTATCTACCCGGTGTCCGCCCTGTTCGCCGGCCCCCGGCGGCGGAAGGCGGTCGGCCTCGTCATGGGCTATTCGGTGCTGGAGGTTACTCAGATCGAGCGGGGCTGCAAGCTGCTGGCGCAGGCCGTCGCTGAACTGGACTGA
- a CDS encoding TIGR00645 family protein: MSSEPKAALANPPVGLFPRLIFGSRWLQLPLYVGLIVAQAVYVLLFLKELWHLVAHSFDASEQQIMLVVLGLIDVVMISNLLVMVIVGGYETFVSRLNLRGHPDEPEWLSHVNASVLKIKLAMAIVGISSISLLRTFIEAGNLGTTRSNFTETGVMWQVLIHLTFIISAIGIAWVDRLADNAPRRQNDHA; encoded by the coding sequence ATGTCGTCTGAACCCAAAGCAGCTTTGGCGAACCCGCCGGTCGGCCTGTTTCCGCGGCTGATCTTCGGCTCGCGCTGGCTGCAATTGCCGCTTTACGTCGGCCTCATCGTCGCACAGGCGGTCTATGTGCTGCTGTTCTTGAAGGAGCTCTGGCACCTGGTCGCGCATTCGTTCGACGCCAGCGAGCAGCAGATCATGCTGGTCGTGCTCGGATTGATCGACGTCGTCATGATCTCGAACCTGCTCGTGATGGTGATCGTCGGCGGTTACGAGACCTTCGTCTCGCGCCTCAACCTGCGCGGCCATCCCGACGAGCCGGAATGGCTCAGCCACGTCAACGCCAGCGTGCTCAAGATCAAGCTCGCGATGGCAATCGTCGGCATCTCCTCGATCTCGCTGCTGAGGACCTTCATCGAGGCCGGCAATCTCGGCACCACGCGCAGCAATTTCACCGAGACCGGCGTGATGTGGCAGGTGCTGATCCACCTGACCTTCATCATCTCGGCGATCGGCATCGCCTGGGTCGATCGCCTCGCGGACAACGCGCCGCGCAGGCAGAACGATCACGCCTGA
- a CDS encoding helix-turn-helix domain-containing protein: MPVHRLTPSRVLHIERFSDFSEFRANEVLGLGTSTPLRPREFSLSRAILPLQNGLFVLQRAFARRFEAEMGTESGIGLVVPLDFHSIANGREVDSSTIGIVRGKAPVESIEHRPNTYLMVRFNSDMRHRGWADFDTGLGYVRPQDDPMARLCAVFSEMFALASACDDPRQFEALDRPIQETLLAAFDAVLLPAGAHTARPGTFDKHRKLIARLDEVVELFGNQPLYSEDLAAALGVSARTLQTATQAVHGVSLHHYLRLKRMWAVRIQLMTGASGLTVKAAALGNGFWHLGDFAIGYKRAFGETPSETLMRGRRPSRLAVGARAQA, from the coding sequence ATGCCGGTTCATCGGCTGACGCCATCGCGCGTCCTGCACATCGAACGTTTCTCGGATTTCAGCGAGTTTCGCGCCAACGAGGTGCTGGGCCTCGGCACCTCTACGCCGCTTCGGCCGCGCGAATTCTCGCTGTCGCGCGCCATCCTGCCGCTGCAGAACGGGCTGTTCGTTCTGCAGCGTGCCTTTGCGCGGCGCTTCGAAGCAGAGATGGGGACGGAGAGCGGCATCGGTCTCGTTGTCCCGCTTGACTTCCACTCCATTGCCAATGGCCGCGAGGTCGACAGCTCAACGATCGGCATCGTCCGTGGCAAGGCCCCCGTCGAGTCGATCGAGCATCGTCCCAACACCTATCTCATGGTGCGCTTCAACTCGGACATGCGGCATCGCGGATGGGCCGACTTCGACACCGGCCTTGGCTATGTCCGTCCCCAGGACGATCCGATGGCGCGCCTGTGCGCGGTCTTTTCGGAGATGTTCGCGCTGGCTTCGGCGTGCGATGATCCCCGGCAGTTTGAGGCACTCGACCGTCCGATCCAGGAAACGCTGCTCGCCGCCTTCGACGCGGTTTTGCTGCCGGCCGGCGCACACACCGCGCGTCCCGGTACATTCGACAAGCACCGCAAGCTGATCGCGCGGCTCGACGAAGTCGTCGAGCTGTTCGGCAACCAGCCGCTCTACAGCGAAGACCTTGCCGCCGCGCTCGGCGTGTCCGCGCGGACGCTCCAGACTGCGACGCAAGCCGTGCACGGCGTCAGCCTGCATCACTATCTGCGTCTCAAGCGGATGTGGGCCGTTCGCATCCAGCTCATGACGGGCGCCAGCGGATTGACCGTGAAGGCTGCCGCGCTCGGCAACGGCTTCTGGCACCTTGGCGACTTCGCGATCGGCTACAAGCGCGCCTTCGGCGAGACGCCGTCCGAGACGCTGATGCGCGGGCGGCGTCCGTCTCGTCTTGCGGTCGGCGCGCGCGCTCAGGCGTGA
- a CDS encoding winged helix-turn-helix domain-containing protein, protein MSRASAKSLPQLSLRIDLDGEDRIGPGKIELLEQIRAQGSISAAGRAMDMSYKRAWDLVDEINRICGHAAVEPQAGGKNGGGAMLTPFGEKLVARYRKIERDAARAVQKDLEALKSDIARSRKS, encoded by the coding sequence ATGTCGCGCGCGAGCGCCAAATCGCTGCCCCAGCTCAGCCTGCGCATCGACCTCGACGGCGAGGACCGGATCGGGCCCGGCAAGATCGAGCTTCTGGAGCAGATCCGCGCGCAAGGCTCGATCTCCGCGGCCGGCCGCGCCATGGACATGTCGTACAAGCGCGCCTGGGACCTCGTCGACGAGATCAACCGCATCTGCGGACATGCGGCGGTTGAGCCGCAGGCCGGCGGCAAGAACGGCGGCGGTGCCATGCTGACCCCGTTCGGCGAAAAGCTTGTCGCGCGCTACCGCAAGATCGAGCGCGATGCCGCCCGCGCGGTGCAGAAGGATCTCGAAGCACTCAAGAGCGACATCGCGCGTTCGCGCAAATCGTGA
- a CDS encoding TerC family protein: protein MTELVTAEALTALLQVVLIDLVLAGDNAVVIGLAAAGLPAGQRRRAIVVGIIAATGLRIAFAGVATQLLQVIGLLLAGGVLLLWVCWKMWRELREQASHAGELAFSHGGGGRAAPAPRKTFGQAAMQIVAADVSMSLDNVLAVAGAAREHPYILAFGLLLSVALMGVAADLLGRVLQKQRWIAYVGLAIIVYVAFEMIYRGSLELAPVIASL from the coding sequence ATGACTGAACTCGTCACGGCCGAGGCGCTGACCGCGCTGCTACAGGTTGTTCTGATCGACCTCGTGCTTGCCGGCGACAACGCCGTCGTCATCGGCCTCGCCGCGGCGGGCCTGCCGGCCGGGCAACGCCGCCGCGCCATCGTCGTCGGCATCATTGCGGCCACAGGCTTGCGCATCGCGTTTGCCGGCGTCGCGACCCAGCTCCTGCAGGTGATCGGCCTGCTGCTCGCCGGCGGCGTGCTGCTGCTGTGGGTGTGCTGGAAGATGTGGCGCGAGCTGCGGGAGCAGGCCTCCCATGCCGGCGAGCTCGCGTTCAGCCATGGTGGCGGCGGACGTGCTGCGCCGGCGCCGCGCAAGACGTTCGGCCAGGCCGCGATGCAGATCGTCGCAGCCGACGTCTCGATGTCGCTCGACAACGTGCTCGCGGTCGCGGGCGCCGCGCGCGAGCATCCTTACATCCTGGCGTTCGGTCTGTTGCTGTCGGTCGCGCTGATGGGTGTCGCCGCCGACCTGCTCGGCCGCGTGCTCCAGAAGCAGCGATGGATCGCCTATGTCGGCCTCGCCATCATCGTCTATGTCGCGTTTGAGATGATCTATCGCGGCTCGCTCGAGCTCGCGCCCGTCATTGCAAGCCTCTAA
- a CDS encoding LysR family transcriptional regulator, with amino-acid sequence MRFHSPAIHYFHAVRRTGSIRAAARTLNVASSAVSRQILKLEQEVGSPLFERTARGLTLTTVGEMLARHVMNVLQDLDRFRSDVASLSGAWHGNVSIACIESLTESVLPDLIAAHRSRARRVSFTTEVMGSSDVLEALRRGEADIGIAIALRHPPDLRQVALKRFRLGALVAREHPLARRKTVTLEQCLAFPVIHALPELSIYHLLQPLIAQLSETPEPAIQANSIDLMRELAARGVGIAFQTQLGINRLSRDAQLVFLPLDNAGSPVWSDLGIYVRAERTLPAFTDSFLQELVRELGERERRESAAYPRTA; translated from the coding sequence ATGCGCTTTCATTCACCGGCCATCCACTACTTCCACGCCGTCCGCCGTACCGGCTCGATCCGGGCCGCGGCGCGGACCCTGAACGTCGCCTCGTCCGCCGTCAGCCGTCAAATTCTCAAGCTTGAACAAGAGGTTGGGTCTCCGCTCTTTGAGCGAACGGCGCGCGGACTGACGCTGACAACGGTTGGCGAGATGCTGGCTCGCCACGTCATGAACGTGCTCCAGGACCTCGATCGCTTTCGCTCCGACGTGGCATCCCTGTCCGGCGCCTGGCACGGCAATGTCAGCATCGCCTGCATCGAGTCACTCACGGAATCGGTGCTGCCGGATCTGATCGCCGCGCACCGCAGCCGGGCACGGCGCGTCAGCTTCACCACCGAGGTGATGGGATCGTCGGACGTGCTCGAAGCCTTGAGGCGGGGTGAAGCCGATATCGGCATCGCCATCGCGCTCAGGCATCCACCCGATCTGCGGCAGGTCGCGCTGAAACGCTTTCGTCTCGGCGCGCTCGTTGCGCGCGAGCATCCGCTGGCGCGCCGCAAGACCGTCACGCTGGAGCAATGCCTCGCCTTCCCGGTCATTCATGCGCTGCCGGAGCTGTCGATCTACCATCTGCTGCAGCCATTGATCGCGCAGCTCTCCGAGACTCCGGAGCCGGCGATCCAGGCCAACTCGATCGACTTGATGCGCGAGCTCGCCGCGCGCGGCGTCGGCATCGCCTTCCAGACCCAGCTTGGCATCAACAGGCTGTCACGCGACGCGCAGCTGGTATTCCTGCCGCTCGACAATGCCGGCAGCCCGGTATGGTCCGATCTCGGCATCTATGTCCGCGCCGAGCGCACCCTGCCCGCCTTCACCGACTCCTTCCTCCAGGAGCTCGTCCGCGAGCTCGGCGAGCGGGAGCGGCGAGAGAGTGCGGCGTATCCGCGCACCGCATGA
- a CDS encoding class II glutamine amidotransferase, translating into MCRWIAYRGETTSFEPYVTEPEHSLIAQSIRSLQSTAGSNGDGFGLGWYGEHPEPGLYRETRPAWSDENLRYLCRHLRSHLFFAHVRAATGTAVTRQNCHPFACGQWMFMHNGFVGSWNRLRRKVEALIPDAYYPSRLGTTDSEAVFLAMMGAGLDRDPLGATRSVLQSLVGLVNEGELRERLRFTSAIANGRDLYAFRIAVNDAANTLYFREDGDQVIVVSEPFDKETDWTEVPPNHALIARASESAKIVPFDLAISTGSDAEPAPVRRIIARR; encoded by the coding sequence ATGTGCCGCTGGATTGCATATCGGGGCGAGACGACCTCGTTCGAACCCTACGTCACCGAGCCGGAGCATTCGCTGATTGCACAGAGCATCCGCTCGCTGCAATCGACGGCGGGATCGAATGGCGACGGCTTTGGTCTTGGCTGGTACGGCGAGCATCCGGAGCCCGGCCTCTATCGCGAGACGCGGCCGGCCTGGTCGGATGAGAATCTGCGCTATCTCTGCCGCCATCTGCGCTCGCACCTGTTCTTTGCCCATGTGCGCGCGGCGACCGGCACCGCGGTGACACGGCAGAACTGCCATCCTTTTGCCTGTGGCCAGTGGATGTTCATGCACAACGGTTTTGTCGGCAGCTGGAACCGGCTGCGCCGCAAGGTCGAGGCGCTGATCCCGGATGCCTATTATCCGTCGCGCCTGGGCACGACCGACTCGGAAGCCGTGTTCCTCGCCATGATGGGCGCCGGTCTCGATCGCGATCCGCTCGGCGCAACGCGAAGCGTGCTGCAATCGCTCGTCGGCCTCGTCAACGAAGGCGAGCTGCGCGAGCGGCTGCGCTTCACCAGTGCGATTGCGAACGGGCGGGATCTCTACGCATTTCGCATCGCCGTCAACGACGCCGCCAACACGCTCTATTTCCGCGAGGACGGCGACCAGGTCATCGTCGTGTCCGAGCCGTTCGACAAGGAAACGGACTGGACGGAAGTGCCCCCGAACCACGCCCTGATCGCACGCGCATCCGAAAGTGCGAAAATTGTTCCGTTCGATCTTGCCATTTCCACAGGGTCCGACGCGGAACCGGCCCCTGTCCGACGGATTATTGCCCGCAGGTAA
- a CDS encoding carboxylate-amine ligase encodes MTFATDVLKLLRLDTSDDRQHLVIRSAGGRGKAAEYSFGIEEEYFLADRRTLEVAIQTPDALFESANWSTGGQAMREMLQSQLEVATNIHVDVNDAREELRFLRREVANVAAQYGFVIMACGTHPTAVWRMSQPSPKPRYEEMIEDFRSIGHRNMMCGMHVHVQLPDPEKRMAVMRAMLPRLPLFIALAASSPFWNSHKTGLKGYRLAAYSELPRTGLPELFENRQDYDEYVGALQRSGVIPDESHIWWAMRPSMKHPTLELRAPDTCTLLEDAVAIASLYRCLTRHLCLRPHLSKEVTVVERAIAVENKWRAQRYGTDCIFASRDGPLTISEMLSRIIDDTIEDADALGCAAEIEHCRTIVDRGSSAEFQLRAYRESGNDITAVSRWIATSTVAGASAPTGQTAPAPS; translated from the coding sequence ATGACATTTGCTACGGACGTTTTGAAACTGCTGCGTTTGGACACTTCCGACGACAGGCAGCACCTCGTCATCCGCTCTGCCGGCGGACGCGGCAAGGCGGCCGAATATTCCTTCGGCATCGAGGAGGAATATTTCCTCGCCGATCGCCGCACCCTGGAGGTTGCGATCCAGACTCCCGACGCGCTGTTCGAGTCGGCGAACTGGTCGACCGGTGGCCAGGCCATGCGCGAGATGCTGCAGTCCCAGCTCGAGGTCGCCACCAACATCCACGTCGACGTCAATGACGCGCGGGAAGAGCTGAGGTTCCTGCGCCGCGAGGTCGCCAACGTTGCCGCACAATACGGTTTTGTGATCATGGCCTGCGGAACGCACCCGACTGCGGTCTGGCGCATGTCGCAGCCGAGCCCGAAGCCGCGCTACGAGGAGATGATCGAGGACTTCCGCAGCATCGGCCACCGCAACATGATGTGCGGCATGCATGTGCATGTGCAACTGCCCGATCCCGAGAAGCGGATGGCGGTGATGCGGGCGATGCTGCCGCGCCTGCCGCTGTTCATCGCGCTGGCGGCGTCCTCACCGTTCTGGAATTCGCACAAGACCGGGCTCAAGGGCTACCGTCTGGCGGCCTATTCCGAGCTGCCACGCACCGGGCTGCCCGAACTGTTCGAAAACAGGCAGGACTACGACGAATATGTCGGCGCCCTCCAGCGCTCCGGCGTGATCCCCGACGAAAGCCACATCTGGTGGGCGATGCGCCCGTCCATGAAGCATCCGACGCTGGAGCTTCGCGCGCCCGATACCTGTACCCTGCTCGAGGACGCCGTCGCGATCGCCTCGCTCTACCGCTGCCTGACGCGCCACCTCTGTCTGCGGCCTCATCTGTCGAAGGAGGTCACTGTGGTTGAACGCGCCATTGCGGTCGAGAACAAGTGGCGCGCCCAGCGCTACGGGACCGATTGCATCTTCGCCTCCAGGGACGGACCGCTCACGATCTCGGAGATGCTGTCCCGAATCATCGACGATACCATTGAGGACGCGGACGCATTGGGCTGCGCTGCCGAGATCGAACATTGCCGCACCATCGTGGATCGCGGCAGCTCGGCCGAGTTCCAGCTTCGCGCCTATCGCGAAAGCGGCAACGACATCACAGCCGTGTCACGCTGGATCGCTACATCGACGGTCGCCGGAGCGAGCGCGCCTACGGGGCAAACTGCTCCCGCGCCGTCATAG
- a CDS encoding FMN-binding negative transcriptional regulator, whose product MYIPPAFRDDDIESIRATIRAARLASLVTATAAGPVATPLPLFLDESEGEHGVLYGHVAKANPQWQLPPIGDALAIFSGPDAYVTPSWYATKQETGKVVPTWNYVAVHAYGPVEFFQEPERLLDVVTRLTNRHEGTRAKPWAVSDAPADFIATQLRGIVGVRIPVVRFEGKRKMSQNRPEADRIGVAQGLAASDSAGDREVAPLIPLPA is encoded by the coding sequence ATGTATATTCCGCCGGCCTTCCGGGACGACGACATCGAGAGCATTCGGGCGACCATTCGCGCCGCCCGGCTTGCCAGCCTCGTCACGGCCACCGCCGCAGGCCCGGTCGCCACGCCCTTGCCCCTCTTCCTCGACGAGAGCGAAGGCGAGCATGGCGTATTGTATGGACACGTCGCAAAAGCCAATCCGCAATGGCAGCTGCCGCCGATCGGCGATGCGCTGGCAATCTTCAGCGGGCCCGATGCCTATGTGACGCCATCCTGGTACGCAACCAAGCAGGAAACCGGAAAGGTCGTGCCGACCTGGAACTACGTCGCGGTGCATGCCTATGGCCCCGTCGAATTCTTCCAGGAGCCGGAGCGCCTGCTCGACGTCGTGACGCGGCTCACCAACAGGCACGAGGGCACGCGTGCAAAGCCCTGGGCCGTCAGTGATGCCCCCGCTGACTTCATCGCCACGCAACTGCGCGGGATCGTCGGCGTGCGCATCCCCGTGGTGCGGTTCGAAGGCAAGCGCAAGATGAGCCAGAACCGGCCCGAGGCCGACCGCATCGGCGTTGCGCAAGGCCTTGCGGCAAGCGACAGCGCCGGCGATCGCGAGGTCGCGCCGCTGATCCCGCTGCCGGCCTGA
- a CDS encoding TerB family tellurite resistance protein — translation MTDANTSTPTEIEITEPRSFNEQAAAALVISGALVAVADRRVSPVERDEVIRFIRERGLAPHIGDDRLFAMFDELAERLEEPDFANVVIDTLRPVSDLPLSSHLIELSERVAAADEDVHPHEVQAIKLLRLLTLVLPRAKPVEAVAVSVASRE, via the coding sequence ATGACTGACGCCAATACTTCCACCCCCACCGAGATCGAGATCACCGAGCCGCGCAGCTTCAACGAGCAGGCTGCCGCTGCGCTGGTGATATCAGGCGCGCTCGTCGCCGTGGCCGATCGGCGCGTCTCGCCGGTCGAGCGCGACGAGGTGATCCGCTTCATCAGGGAGCGCGGACTGGCGCCGCACATCGGCGACGACCGCCTGTTTGCGATGTTCGACGAGCTAGCCGAGCGGCTCGAGGAGCCTGATTTCGCCAATGTTGTGATCGATACGCTGCGGCCCGTCTCCGACCTGCCGCTGTCGTCCCATCTCATCGAGCTGTCGGAGCGCGTCGCGGCGGCGGACGAGGACGTGCATCCGCACGAAGTGCAGGCGATCAAGCTGTTGCGCCTGCTGACGCTGGTGCTGCCGCGGGCAAAGCCGGTCGAGGCGGTCGCGGTCAGCGTGGCTTCAAGGGAATGA
- a CDS encoding glutathione S-transferase family protein, whose protein sequence is MLLIGVNRSPYTRRVAMTLNIYRIPFEQRQLSGFGNRAEVRASNPLGRIPALVLDSGETLIDSDAIVDHLDETYGGDRPLTPRSGADRRAVLKVAAMMMGACEKCLHAAYEGNHRPPEKVHQPWIDDCMAQAAALTSRLAEQPFFEVAEP, encoded by the coding sequence ATGCTGCTGATCGGGGTCAATCGCTCACCATACACGCGACGCGTTGCGATGACGCTCAATATTTATCGCATACCGTTCGAACAGCGTCAGCTGTCCGGCTTCGGCAATCGCGCTGAGGTCAGGGCCAGCAATCCGCTTGGCCGCATTCCCGCGCTGGTGCTCGACAGCGGCGAGACGTTGATCGACAGCGACGCGATCGTCGATCATCTCGATGAAACCTACGGCGGCGACCGGCCGCTCACGCCGCGCAGTGGCGCCGATCGCCGCGCCGTGCTGAAGGTTGCGGCCATGATGATGGGTGCGTGCGAAAAATGTCTTCACGCCGCCTATGAGGGCAATCACCGCCCGCCGGAGAAGGTGCACCAGCCCTGGATCGACGATTGTATGGCTCAGGCCGCCGCACTGACAAGCAGGCTCGCAGAGCAGCCGTTCTTCGAGGTGGCAGAGCCCTAG
- the nhaA gene encoding Na+/H+ antiporter NhaA: protein MNDQLPGRDLSKPQLLVERALATLQQFLHVEAISGIVLLTAAAAALLWANSPFAHAYHDIWHLQVPLRLGAFAFDRSLHFWINDALMTVFFLVVGMEIRREIHEGALSEFDQAILPVLAAVGGVVVPALIYLSFNGVTERSQGWAIPTATDIAFAVGVLALLGRSVPANIRVFLLALAIIDDIIAVLIIALFYSSGLDPAGFAVAALGVVIALGFQLIGLGSGYAYVVPAFIVWAGFLMAGVHPTLAGVVLGLMTPVRSSSSEIAPPVVRVATALHPWVAYAIMPVFALANAGVSFKGIELSGGTQLVTLGVALALCAGKPVGVIGATWLAVRAGCRLAPGVTWSGVCLIGLLAGIGFTMSIFIAMLAFADGGLLDAAKFGVLLGSLISMTLGLGWGAEYAHRQREQGAN from the coding sequence ATGAACGATCAGCTGCCCGGCAGAGACCTTTCCAAGCCCCAACTTCTCGTCGAACGAGCGCTCGCGACGCTCCAACAGTTCCTGCATGTCGAGGCCATCAGCGGCATCGTGCTGCTCACGGCCGCGGCGGCTGCATTGCTGTGGGCCAACTCGCCATTTGCTCATGCGTATCATGACATCTGGCATCTGCAGGTTCCGCTCCGGCTCGGTGCGTTCGCCTTTGATCGATCGCTGCATTTCTGGATCAACGACGCGCTGATGACGGTGTTCTTTCTCGTCGTCGGCATGGAGATCCGCCGCGAAATCCACGAGGGAGCGCTGAGCGAATTCGACCAGGCCATTCTGCCGGTGCTGGCCGCCGTCGGGGGCGTCGTGGTCCCCGCATTGATCTATTTGAGCTTCAACGGCGTCACGGAGCGCAGCCAGGGCTGGGCGATCCCGACCGCGACGGACATTGCTTTTGCGGTCGGCGTGCTCGCGCTGCTGGGACGATCCGTCCCCGCCAACATCAGGGTGTTTCTGCTCGCGCTGGCGATCATCGACGACATCATCGCGGTCCTCATCATCGCGCTGTTCTACAGCAGCGGGCTCGATCCGGCCGGCTTTGCGGTCGCAGCGCTCGGCGTGGTCATAGCGCTCGGCTTCCAGCTGATCGGTCTTGGCTCCGGCTATGCCTATGTCGTGCCGGCGTTCATCGTCTGGGCGGGCTTCCTCATGGCCGGCGTTCACCCGACACTCGCGGGAGTCGTGCTTGGCCTGATGACGCCGGTGCGGTCGTCCAGTTCGGAGATCGCCCCGCCTGTCGTCCGTGTGGCGACGGCGCTGCATCCCTGGGTCGCTTACGCGATCATGCCGGTCTTCGCGCTGGCGAATGCAGGCGTCAGCTTCAAAGGCATCGAGCTGTCAGGTGGCACCCAGCTCGTGACGCTCGGCGTCGCGCTTGCGCTGTGTGCTGGGAAGCCGGTCGGTGTGATCGGTGCGACCTGGCTTGCGGTGCGAGCGGGATGCCGGCTGGCGCCGGGCGTGACATGGTCCGGCGTTTGCCTGATCGGGCTATTGGCCGGCATCGGCTTCACCATGTCGATCTTCATCGCCATGCTCGCGTTCGCCGATGGCGGATTGCTGGATGCAGCGAAGTTCGGCGTCCTGCTCGGCTCGCTGATCTCGATGACGCTGGGGCTCGGATGGGGCGCGGAATATGCCCACCGGCAGCGCGAGCAGGGCGCCAATTGA